From one Lolium rigidum isolate FL_2022 chromosome 4, APGP_CSIRO_Lrig_0.1, whole genome shotgun sequence genomic stretch:
- the LOC124650217 gene encoding threonine synthase 1, chloroplastic-like, translating to MCRALGLVDRLPRLVCAQAANANPLYRYYKSGWTQFQPQVAEPTFASAIQIGDPVSVNRAVVALKATNGIVAEATEEELMNAMSLADRTGMFACPHTGVALAALFKLRLDCTIGPNDRTVVVSTAHGLKFSQSKIDYHDKKIEDMACKYANPPVSVKADFGAVMDVLKKRLKGKL from the coding sequence ATGTGCCGTGCTCTTGGTCTCGTGGACCGTCTGCCACGGCTTGTCTGTGCGCAGGCTGCCAATGCCAACCCACTGTACCGGTACTACAAGTCAGGATGGACCCAGTTCCAGCCACAGGTGGCTGAGCCGACGTTTGCCTCTGCGATTCAGATCGGTGACCCGGTGTCGGTCAaccgcgccgtcgtcgccctcAAGGCCACGAACGGCATCGTCGCGGAGGCCACCGAGGAGGAGCTCATGAATGCCATGTCTCTCGCTGACCGCACCGGAATGTTTGCCTGCCCGCATACTGGGGTCGCTCTTGCGGCGCTCTTCAAGCTCAGGTTAGACTGTACCATCGGGCCAAACGACCGCACTGTGGTCGTCAGCACCGCGCACGGTCTCAAGTTCTCCCAGTCCAAGATCGACTACCATGACAAGAAGATTGAGGACATGGCCTGCAAGTATGCTAACCCACCCGTTAGCGTGAAGGCCGACTTTGGTGCCGTCATGGACGTTCTCAAGAAGAGGCTCAAGGGTAAGCTCTGA
- the LOC124649679 gene encoding threonine synthase, chloroplastic-like: protein MAATTTHAPSLSFLLSHPHSASPQLRLRPSPHHRLRCATDAAAAPAAPAKNRRPADENIREEAARHRAPSNDFSAWYEPFPPGPDGDPHERYSLDEIVYRSSSGGLLDVRHDMAALARHPGSYWRDLFDSRVGRTTWPYGSGVWSKKEFVLPGIHPDHIVSLFEGNSNLFWAERLGRDHLAGMNDLWVKHCGISHTGSFKDLGMTVLVSQVNRLRRAPLSRPIAGVGCASTGDTSAALSAYCAAAGIPAIVFLPANRISLEQLIQPIANGATVLSLDTDFDGCMRLIREVTAELPIYLANSLNSLRLEGQKTAAIEILQQFDWEVPDWIIVPGGNLGNIYAFYKGFEMCRALGLVDRLPRLVCAQAANANPLYRYYKSGWTQFQPQVAEPTFASAIQIGDPVSVDRAVVALKATNGIVAEATEEELMNAMSLADRTGMFACPHTGVALAALFKLREDRTIGPNDRTVVVSTAHGLKFSQSKIDYHDKKIEDMACKYANPPVSVKADFGAVMDVLKKRLKGKL from the coding sequence atggcggccaccaccacccacgccccctccctctccttcctcctctcccaCCCCCACTCCGCCTCCCCCCAGCTCCGCCTCCGCCCCTCTCCCCACCACCGCCTCCGCTGCGCCACCGACGCCGCCGCGGCCCCGGCCGCCCCCGCCAAGAACCGGCGCCCGGCGGACGAGAACATCcgcgaggaggcggcgcggcaccGCGCCCCGAGCAACGACTTCTCCGCCTGGTACGAGCCCTTCCCGCCGGGCCCCGACGGCGACCCGCACGAGCGCTACTCCCTGGACGAGATCGTGTACCGCTCCAGCTCGGGGGGCCTCCTCGACGTGCGCCACGACatggccgccctcgcccgccaccCGGGCTCCTACTGGCGGGACCTCTTCGACTCCCGCGTCGGCCGCACCACCTGGCCCTACGGCTCCGGCGTCTGGTCCAAGAAGGAGTTCGTGCTCCCCGGGATCCACCCCGACCACATCGTCTCCCTCTTCGAGGGCAACTCCAACCTCTTCTGGGCCGAGCGCCTCGGCCGCGACCACCTCGCCGGCATGAACGACCTCTGGGTCAAGCACTGCGGCATCTCCCACACCGGCTCCTTCAAGGACCTCGGCATGACCGTGCTCGTCAGCCAGGTCAACCGCCTGCGCCGCGCCCCGCTCTCCCGCCCCATCGCCGGGGTCGGATGCGCCTCCACGGGGGACACCTCCGCCGCGCTCTCCGCAtactgcgccgccgccggaatcccagccatcgtcttcctccccgCCAACCGCATCTCCCTCGAGCAGCTCATCCAGCCCATCGCCaacggcgccaccgtgctctccCTCGACACCGATTTCGACGGCTGCATGCGGCTCATCAGGGAGGTCACCGCTGAGCTGCCCATCTACCTTGCCAATTCCCTCAATTCCCTCCGGCTCGAGGGGCAGAAGACGGCCGCCATTGAGATACTGCAGCAGTTCGACTGGGAGGTGCCCGATTGGATCATTGTCCCAGGAGGCAATCTCGGAAACATATATGCCTTCTACAAGGGCTTCGAGATGTGCCGTGCTCTTGGTCTCGTTGATCGTCTGCCACGGCTTGTCTGCGCACAGGCCGCCAATGCCAACCCACTGTACAGGTACTACAAGTCAGGATGGACCCAGTTCCAGCCACAGGTGGCTGAGCCAACGTTTGCGTCTGCCATTCAGATCGGTGACCCGGTGTCGGTCGACCGTGCTGTCGTTGCGCTCAAGGCCACGAACGGCATCGTCGCGGAGGCCACAGAGGAGGAGCTCATGAATGCCATGTCTCTCGCTGACCGCACAGGAATGTTTGCCTGCCCGCACACCGGGGTCGCTCTTGCGGCGCTCTTCAAGCTCAGGGAAGACCGTACCATCGGGCCAAACGACCGCACTGTGGTCGTCAGCACCGCGCACGGTCTCAAGTTCTCGCAGTCCAAGATCGACTACCATGACAAGAAGATCGAGGACATGGCCTGCAAGTATGCTAACCCACCCGTTAGCGTGAAGGCCGACTTTGGTGCTGTCATGGACGTTCTCAAGAAGAGGCTCAAGGGTAAGCTCTGA
- the LOC124649680 gene encoding glycosyltransferase BC10-like — protein MKGGGGAAAVVDSSSKDGHAAARAPAPPRSFVLLKLVVRPVLLFAVLATCFLAAALVLFVLGGGGGAVSYYRLPTLAVPDVLLAAPCAEKVKEAEVERWWARPAARSAWHNMSDEELLWAASFEPRRPGARRTPAPGKVAFLFLTRGPLPLAPLWERFFNGSGGKELFSVYMHTTPGFRLDFPPSSPFHRRQVPSKATRWGEVSVVDAELRLLANALLDLANERFVLLSESCIPLHPLPDVHAYLTRSHHSFVQAFDDPSRLGRGRYRVGLAPVVSLRQWRKGAQWFEMDRRRAVFVVADVRYYPRFREACLPPCYVDEHYLPTVLTIVAPGEIANRSVTWVDWSRGGSHPASFGVGDVGEEFLERLAGKKGEKESCIYNGQPTNLCSLFARKFAPSALQPLLQLSTKILQY, from the exons AtgaagggaggaggaggagcggcggcggtcgTCGACAGCAGCAGCAAGGACGGGCACGCGGCTGCaagggcgccggcgccgccgaggaGCTTCGTGCTGCTGAAGCTCGTCGTGAGGCCGGTGCTCCTCTTCGCCGTGCTCGCCACCTGCTTCCTCGCCGCCGCGCTCGTCCTCTTCGTcctcggcggcgggggcggggccGTCTCGTACTACCGCCTCCCGACGCTCGCCGTGCCCGACGTGCTCCTCGCGGCGCCGTGCGCGGAGAAGGtgaaggaggcggaggtggagcggtggtgggcgcggccggcggcgaggagcgCGTGGCACAACATGAGCGACGAGGAGCTGCTGTGGGCGGCGTCGTTCGAGCCCCGGCGGCCGGGTGCGCGCAGGACGCCGGCGCCGGGGAAGGTGGCCTTCTTGTTCCTCACCCGCGGCCCGCTCCCGCTGGCGCCGCTGTGGGAGAGGTTCTTCAACGGCTCCGGCGGGAAGGAGCTGTTCTCGGTGTACATGCACACCACGCCGGGGTTCCGCCTCGACttcccgccgtcgtcgccgttccACCGACGGCAGGTGCCCAGCAAG GCGACGAGGTGGGGCGAGGTGAGCGTGGTGGACGCAGAGCTTCGCCTGCTCGCGAATGCGCTCCTCGACCTCGCCAACGAGCGCTTTGTCCTCCTCTCCGAGTCATGCATCCCTCTCCACCCTCTTCCTGACGTCCACGCCTACCTAACCCGCTCGCATCACAGCTTCGTCCAGGCATTCGATGACCCGAGCCGCCTCGGGCGCGGCCGGTACCGCGTCGGCCTCGCCCCGGTGGTGTCCCTCCGGCAGTGGCGCAAGGGCGCCCAGTGGTTCGAGATGGACCGGCGCCGCGCTGTCTTCGTTGTCGCCGATGTCCGGTACTACCCGAGGTTCCGGGAGGCGTGTCTGCCTCCGTGCTACGTTGATGAGCACTACCTCCCCACCGTGCTCACCATCGTGGCGCCCGGCGAGATCGCCAACCGAAGCGTTACGTGGGTCGATTGGTCGCGAGGTGGGTCCCACCCAGCGAGTTTTGGTGTCGGGGATGTGGGAGAGGAGTTCCTGGAGAGGCTGGCGGGGAAGAAGGGGGAGAAGGAGAGTTGCATCTATAATGGGCAGCCGACAAATTTATGCTCTCTATTTGCAAGGAAGTTTGCGCCCAGCGCGCTGCAGCCGCTGCTCCAGCTTTCGACCAAGATACTCCAATACTAG
- the LOC124649681 gene encoding peptidyl-tRNA hydrolase, mitochondrial-like: MRLLPGVPASASAASSRLRLPRIPFARSSSGSMAASAAASASSSSSSAKAGDGGAAQKPWLFVGLGNPGRMYRGTRHNVGFELIDAIAEAEGISITSKHFKAMVGKGLIGDVPVMLAKPQTFMNASGESVGQLVSYFKIPLNQVVVIYDDLDLPFAKLRLLPKGGHGGHNGMRSVIHHFKESRDFPRLRIGIGRPTGMMEVIGFVLRSFTEEEQKELDSTFLRCLQAVRIMLLEGFNKSAIFVNTPCPQPPETLDRQKQSDIDSAETQAEV; this comes from the exons ATGCGGCTCCTCCCCGGCGTCCCCGCATCAGCGTCTGCTGCGTCCTCCCGCCTCAGGCTCCCGCGCATCCCCTTCGCCCGCTCGAGTTCCGGAAGCATGgcggcgagcgccgccgcctcggcatcatcctcttcgtcgtcggccaaggccggcgacggcggcgcggcccagaaGCCGTGGCTGTTCGTCGGGCTCGGGAACCCCGGAAGGATGTACAGGGGGACTCGCCACAAC GTTGGGTTTGAACtgattgatgccattgcagaagcTGAGGGGATATCTATCACCAGTAAGCACTTCAAAGCAATGGTTGGAAAAG GCCTTATTGGTGATGTCCCTGTAATGCTTGCCAAACCACAGACTTTTATGAATGCAAGTGGTGAGTCT GTTGGCCAGCTGGTTTCATATTTCAAGATTCCACTTAATCAAGTTGTTGTG atctacgacgatcttgaTTTACCCTTTGCGAAATTACGTCTACTGCCAAAGGGGGGACATGGTGGGCATAATGG GATGAGAAGCGTTATCCATCATTTTAAAGAAAGCCGTGATTTTCCACGCCTAAGGATTG GCATCGGACGACCAACAGGAATGATGGAAGTCATTGGTTTTGTTCTACGTTCGTTcacggaggaagaacaaaaggag CTTGATTCCACCTTCCTCAGGTGCTTGCAAGCAGTGCGGATAATGTTGCTCGAAGGATTCAACAAGAGTGCGATCTTTGTAAACACTCCATGTCCACAGCCACCAGAAACGTTGGATAGACAAAAACAATCTGATATAGACAGCGCAGAGACTCAAGCTGAAGTGTAA
- the LOC124646468 gene encoding protein MAIN-LIKE 1-like produces the protein MVWLLDEEYDREHRAVHMTERGTDLHPLKIRYHGTVDIPYDERYTEFIQPTGLMPFISLVSRGGPNMNPSALTALVDRWRPETHTFHLRAGEMAPTLQDVSMILGLPIQGEPLCMNTASDGWRQQMAALIGMAPPAPANTKERAPAGAPFAWIRTNFVECPEGANEDTRRTYARVYLWYMISRTLFPDSGGKLAHWCWLKALTVLDSRWSWGTAALAYLYRQVM, from the coding sequence atggtgtggcttctggatgaagagtacgatagggagcaccgggctgttcatatgacggagaggggaacggatcttcaccctttgaagattcgttaccatggcacagtggatataccgtatgacgagaggtacacggagttcatccagcctaccggtcttatgccattcatatcccttgtaagccgtggggggccgaacatgaacccctctgcactcaccgcccttgtcgaccggtggaggccggagactcacaccttccacttgagggccggcgagatggcccctactctccaggatgtttccatgatccttggacttcctattcagggcgagccactgtgtatgaacacagcttctgatgggtggcgccagcagatggcggcgcttattggcatggctcctccggcgccagcaaatACAAAGGAGAGAGCTCCCGCCGGCGCACCTTTCGCTTGGATAAGGACTAACTTTGTAGAATGCCCGgaaggggccaacgaggacactcggaggacgtacgcccgcgtgtacttatggtacatgatttcgaggactctctttcctgacagtggggggaagctggcccattggtgttggctgaaggcgcttactgtGTTGGAcagccggtggagttggggaacagcggcacttgcctacctctaccggcaggtgatg